TCGTGCGGGGCGAGCAGATCGAGGTTGCGCCAGTGGTTGCGATGCGACTCGCCGCTTGCCGGGCACTTCACGTCGACCACCTTGACGACCGCCGCGGGCACGCGCTCGATGCTGACGTGCCCGCCCGTCTCGAGCAGCACCGTCCGCCCGCCGGCGAGCAGGGCGTCCATCAGCGGGTACACGTCGGGCTGGAGCAGCGGCTCGCCGCCGGTGACCTCCACCAGCGGACACCCGTGCCGGCCGACCTCGTCGAGGACCTCGTCGAGGCCCATCTTCCGCCCTTCCGTGAACGAATACGGCGTGTCGCACCAGGTGCAGCGCAGGTCGCAGGCCGTAAGGCGAACGAAGACACAGGGGCGACCCGAATGGGTCGATTCTCCCTGGATGGAGTAGAAAATCTCGTTGACCGTGAGCATCCCGAACGCTCTATTCTACTAGCTCGCGAGCCGTGGTCCCGTGTGAGCCGAACCTTCACCCAGCCAGCCATGCCCAAACCGACCTTCTACTGCAAACCGACGTGAACGACCTGCAAGAACGCCAGGAGTTACCTGGCTGAGCTCGGCATCGAGGTCGACGAGGTCGACATCAACCGGACGCCGCCGCCTCGCGACCTCCTCGAGCGTCATGTCGACGCCGGGCGCCTGAGAGACTTCCTGAGCGCGCGCAGTCCGGTGTTCAAGACGCGCCCGCTGCCGACGGGCAAGACCGAGGCCCTCGACCTGATGCTCGCGCAGCCGAACCTGATCAGGCGGCCGCTGCTCGTGGTGGGGAAGACGGCGATCTTCGGCTTCGATCGCGATCGGTACGAGGCGCTGAGGGGGCAGAGGCGCTGAGAGGGCACACCGCAGAGGTGCAGGGGGCGCAAAGACGCGCCGAGATCCGGATTGGCACGTCCGGCTGGAGCTACCCCTCCGGCCGCGGCAGCTGGAACGGCGTGTTCTACCCGTCACCGCGGCCGGCCGGCTTCGACGAGCTCGTCTACTACGCGGAGCGGTTCGACACGGTCGAGGTCAACTCGACGTTCTACCGGGTCCCGTCGCCGGCCACCACGAGGCGCTGGGCCGAACGAACGCCCCCCCGCTTCGAGTTCGCGGTGAAGCTGTTCCAGCAGTTCACGCATCCGCGCATGTTCGCGGAGCGCTCAGGCGGAGAGGCCTCAATCGGCCCGGCCGACGTCGACGCGTTCCGTCGGGCCATCGACCCGCTCGCCGTGGCCGGCAAGCTCGGCCCCCTCCTCGCGCAGTTTCCGCCGAGCTTCGTCCGCGACGAGGCGGCGGTGGCGTACCTCGGGTGGCTGCTCGAGACCTTCGGCGACCACGCGCTGGCCGTCGAACTGCGTCACCGCTCGTGGAGCGACGCGGCCGACGACACCCGCGCGCTGCTCGACGCCGCCGGTGCCACCTGGGTGCAGATCGACGAGCCGAAGTTCCGTTCCTCGATCAGACAGGACTTCAGGGCCACGCCCGGAGCACTCTTCTACGCGCGCCTGCACGGGCGAAACGCCGGGGAGTGGTGGGATCACGAGCGGACCGAGGACCGCTACGACTACCTGTATTCGAGCGAGGAGCTCGAGCCGTTCGCCGAGGCCGTGGCCGACGCCGCGCGGGTGGCACGCAAGATCTACCTGCTGCTCAACAACCACTTCGAGGCCAAGGCCGTGGCCAACGCGGCCATGCTGAAGCACCGGCTCGGCCAGCCGGTGCCCGGCGCCTACCCGGAAGCGTTCCTCTCGCGCTTCCCTGCCCTCGCGGGCACGGTCACGACTTCGGCGCGGAGGCCTGGCCCGGGGTCGTTGTTCTAATCGACACGCGCCGGACGATGTCGGCTTCCTGGATCTTCTCGACGACGTCCATGCCGGAGATCACCTGGCCGAACACCGTGTACCGGCCATCGAGACGCGCTGCGCGAGCGAAGGTGATGTAGATCTGGCTGTCGCCCCGCGTCACGTCGCCCGGGTGCGCGACGGCCACCGAGCCGCGCACGTGCAGACGCTTCTTCGAGAACTCGCCGACGCCGATCGGCTTGCCGCTGCCATCGTCGGGGCCGCGTCCCCACCAGTCTCGCTTGGTCATGTCGCGCGACTTCGGGTCGCCGAACTGGATGACGAAGCCCGGTTCCACCCGGTGCACGCGGTGCCCGTTGTAGAAGTTGCGTTTGACGAGGGCGAGGATGTGCGCCACCGTTTTCGGGGCCTCGTCGGGGTACGTCTCGAACTCGAAGGTGCCCTTCACGGTCTCGACCACCACGATGGGGCCGGCACCCGGCGAGGGGCCGGCCTGCGGGGCTTGCGCCGCGAGAGCGACGAGGCCGACGACCACCGAGACGAGCACGCCGCCGATGACCACCAGTCGTCGATTCATGGTCGTTCTGCCTTTCCCTGCCTCGTCACGCCGAGCCGCGGGCACACGTCGGCCAGCGCACAAGCCCCGCAGAGCGGGTACACCGGCTTGCAGACCTGCTGGCCCCAGGTGACGAGATGGAGGTTGATGGCGGCCCACCACCGCCGGGCGGTGGCCGCGTAGAGCGCCCGCTCGGTCTTCTCGGGCGTCTTCGTCTTGACCCAGCCGAAGCGGTTCGCGATGCGGTGCACGTGCGTGTCGACGCAGATGTGGTCTGGACTCTCGTGCGCGACGATCAAGACCAGCGTCGCGGTCTTTCGTCCGACGCCCGGCAGCGTCAGCAGGCCGTCCATGGTCGCCGGCACGTGGCCGCCGAACCGCTCGACGATCTGGCGGCAGCACTCGCGCACGTGCCTGGCCTTCGTGCGGTAGAAGCTCACGGGATAGATCAGCCGCGCGATGCGCGATGCCGGGAGCTTCGCGAGCGCGCCGGGCGTGTTCGCCACCGCGAAGAGGCGGAGCGAGGCCGCGTGGGTCACCGCGTCCTTGGTCTGGGCCGAGAGCATGGTCGCGATGAGCGTCTCGAAGGCGGTGCTGGCGTTCTCCTCCGAGAGCTTCTCGATGGCCGGCCGCTCCATGCGCTCGATCTCGCGGCGCAGCCGCCGCATCACGACATCGACGGGGGCGGCCCGGGGGTGGGCGAGCGGTGACGGCTGGG
The Acidobacteriota bacterium DNA segment above includes these coding regions:
- a CDS encoding radical SAM protein; protein product: MLTVNEIFYSIQGESTHSGRPCVFVRLTACDLRCTWCDTPYSFTEGRKMGLDEVLDEVGRHGCPLVEVTGGEPLLQPDVYPLMDALLAGGRTVLLETGGHVSIERVPAAVVKVVDVKCPASGESHRNHWRNLDLLAPHDEVKFVVQDRGDYEFAREIVRRHLLDRKCAAVLFSPVHGRLDLKLLAEWVLADELPVRIQVQLHKYIWGAEVRGV
- a CDS encoding DUF72 domain-containing protein, which translates into the protein MQGAQRRAEIRIGTSGWSYPSGRGSWNGVFYPSPRPAGFDELVYYAERFDTVEVNSTFYRVPSPATTRRWAERTPPRFEFAVKLFQQFTHPRMFAERSGGEASIGPADVDAFRRAIDPLAVAGKLGPLLAQFPPSFVRDEAAVAYLGWLLETFGDHALAVELRHRSWSDAADDTRALLDAAGATWVQIDEPKFRSSIRQDFRATPGALFYARLHGRNAGEWWDHERTEDRYDYLYSSEELEPFAEAVADAARVARKIYLLLNNHFEAKAVANAAMLKHRLGQPVPGAYPEAFLSRFPALAGTVTTSARRPGPGSLF
- a CDS encoding peptidylprolyl isomerase, translated to MNRRLVVIGGVLVSVVVGLVALAAQAPQAGPSPGAGPIVVVETVKGTFEFETYPDEAPKTVAHILALVKRNFYNGHRVHRVEPGFVIQFGDPKSRDMTKRDWWGRGPDDGSGKPIGVGEFSKKRLHVRGSVAVAHPGDVTRGDSQIYITFARAARLDGRYTVFGQVISGMDVVEKIQEADIVRRVSIRTTTPGQASAPKS
- a CDS encoding endonuclease III, coding for MPRTSSIAQPSPLAHPRAAPVDVVMRRLRREIERMERPAIEKLSEENASTAFETLIATMLSAQTKDAVTHAASLRLFAVANTPGALAKLPASRIARLIYPVSFYRTKARHVRECCRQIVERFGGHVPATMDGLLTLPGVGRKTATLVLIVAHESPDHICVDTHVHRIANRFGWVKTKTPEKTERALYAATARRWWAAINLHLVTWGQQVCKPVYPLCGACALADVCPRLGVTRQGKAERP